A genomic segment from Aegilops tauschii subsp. strangulata cultivar AL8/78 chromosome 1, Aet v6.0, whole genome shotgun sequence encodes:
- the LOC141022593 gene encoding uncharacterized protein yields MPPGRRAGKAASEPQKAASEPQPAAGSSSSAQDVEVASATSGWTPGGGTTVMNVAAQDVRTRLQAQAMALRQYTDEFPATRAAIRDYHNLRAAAFNSQARELTQKTADLTESRAANAGLRAQLGESQTALRAKEAELAALVQERDRLAKRLADQEEGHKAALKAVQDREAALQAEYETEAAGWAEARQTLINGYGQIKDLVDEYFTGYSTAANQIIEARRQARSPAGFEIARSASRSLEEQLLPIQARLQPAHRLLRRLQRAGAQVLAALWPGEVVPRTPVGLPTGWRWR; encoded by the exons atgccgccgggccggcgcgcggggaaggctgcgtcagagccacagaaggcggcatcggagccgcagccggccgcgggctccagctcgtcggcccaggatgtggaggtggccagcgccacctcggggtggacgccgggcggagggacgaccgtgatgaacgtggccgctcaggacgtccggacccggctccaggcccaggctatGGCGCTGAGGCAGTACACCGACGAATTCcccgcgacgcgggcggccatccgg gactaccacaatcttcgtgcggccgccttcaactcccaggctcgggagctgacccagaagaccgccgacctaactgagagccggg cggccaacgccggtctgagggcacagctgggagagtctcagactgcccttcgtgccaaggaggccgagcttgccgccttggtgcaggaacgcgaccgcctggccaagaggttggccgaccaggaggagggccacaaggcggctctgaaggcggtgcaggaccgcgaagccgccctccaggccgagtacgagacagaagcggctggctgggctgaagcaaggcagactctgatcaatggctatggtcagatcaaagatctggttgacg AGTACTTCActggctattctaccgccgccaaccagatcatcgaggcccgccgccaagcgcgaAGTCCGGCTGGCTTCGAGATTGCACGAAGCGCtagccgttcgctggaggagcagctcttgccgatccaggcccgtctccagccggctcaccgactgcttcgccggcttcagcgtgctggggcgcaagtattggccgccctctggcccggcgaagtggttccccgcaccccagtcggactgccgactggctggaggtggcggtag